The Ignavibacteria bacterium genome has a segment encoding these proteins:
- a CDS encoding sigma-54-dependent Fis family transcriptional regulator: protein MAKILIIDDEIVICKSCEKIFRRAGHETLYSTSGKQALKFIENDEFDVVFTDLKMVDIGGLEVLQFIRKKFPEIIVIVITGFATISSAVETMRGGAFDFLPKPFTPNELLAVLEKALEKRSLIQISKIPKIDASEEGFEGIIGKSPKAKIVFDLIRKVAQTDATILIIGESGTGKDLTARAIHNLSKRKDEKFFAIDISTLSTSLLESELFGYVKGSFTGATADKIGVFEVADKGTIFLDEIGNLSLETQARLLRVLQEKEIISVGSTTVKKVDVRLIFATNKDLKQLVDAGKFREDLFYRLNVFPIRLPSLRERREDIPELIIHFINKFGSEMNKSIPKIKPEALEVLLNYHWPGNIRELEHTIERLMILLEGNLIEPIHVSAALFKTETQISSIIPKSSEELKQLKKQIRESSVHEIEKVFITEALIRNNWNISKTARDVGMQRANLQALIRKYNIKKPI from the coding sequence ATGGCAAAAATATTAATTATCGATGATGAAATTGTAATTTGTAAAAGCTGTGAAAAAATTTTTCGCAGAGCAGGTCACGAAACTCTTTATTCCACTTCGGGTAAGCAGGCTCTTAAATTTATAGAAAACGATGAATTTGATGTTGTATTTACTGATTTAAAGATGGTCGACATCGGAGGATTGGAAGTACTTCAATTCATTAGAAAAAAATTTCCGGAAATTATTGTGATTGTGATTACGGGTTTTGCTACAATTTCATCTGCAGTGGAGACGATGCGCGGTGGAGCTTTTGATTTTTTACCTAAACCATTCACACCGAACGAGTTGCTCGCGGTTCTTGAAAAAGCATTAGAGAAACGAAGCTTAATTCAAATTTCAAAAATACCGAAAATCGATGCAAGCGAAGAAGGATTTGAAGGAATTATCGGCAAGAGTCCTAAAGCAAAAATCGTTTTTGATTTAATTAGAAAAGTTGCTCAAACTGATGCAACAATTTTAATAATAGGTGAGAGTGGAACGGGAAAAGATTTGACTGCAAGAGCAATTCATAATTTGAGTAAGCGAAAGGATGAAAAATTTTTTGCGATAGATATTTCAACTTTATCAACTTCTTTACTTGAGAGCGAATTATTTGGTTACGTAAAAGGTTCTTTCACCGGTGCGACCGCCGATAAAATTGGAGTTTTTGAAGTTGCAGATAAAGGAACAATCTTTCTTGACGAGATTGGTAATCTTTCTCTTGAAACTCAAGCACGTTTGCTCAGAGTACTTCAAGAGAAAGAAATTATTTCAGTTGGAAGCACAACCGTAAAAAAAGTGGATGTGAGATTAATTTTTGCTACAAACAAAGATTTGAAACAACTTGTTGATGCCGGGAAATTCCGCGAAGATTTATTTTATAGACTAAACGTATTTCCAATTAGGCTTCCATCACTCCGAGAACGAAGAGAAGATATTCCTGAACTTATAATTCATTTCATAAATAAATTCGGAAGTGAAATGAATAAGTCAATTCCCAAAATTAAACCTGAAGCGTTGGAAGTACTTTTAAACTATCATTGGCCCGGGAATATTCGTGAATTGGAGCATACAATCGAACGACTAATGATATTACTCGAAGGAAATCTAATCGAACCGATTCATGTAAGCGCAGCGTTGTTCAAAACCGAAACTCAAATCAGCAGCATTATTCCGAAATCAAGTGAAGAACTTAAGCAGCTTAAAAAACAGATACGTGAATCTTCAGTTCATGAAATCGAAAAAGTTTTTATAACAGAAGCTTTAATCCGCAACAATTGGAACATTTCAAAAACTGCACGCGATGTGGGAATGCAGAGAGCAAACCTTCAAGCATTGATAAGAAAATATAATATCAAAAAACCTATCTGA